One Photobacterium sp. TY1-4 genomic window carries:
- a CDS encoding ABC transporter substrate-binding protein: MKKQLLQSVAAISLSLASFQAAAEKVTLMLDWFVNPNHGPIILAQEKGWFAEQGLEVVIQEPADPSIPDKLVAAGKIDLAVSYQSTLISSIAAELPLVRSATLISGPLNSLIVLDKSGIRSLADLKGKKIGVAIGGSEDATIGTMLASDQVSMDSVKIINVGWALSSSLASGKVDAIWGGLRNFELNQLELEGYEATAFYPEEHGVPPYDELIFVANKHKYNPETINKFNKAIEKATVYLINHPEKAWQEFVAYAPDTLNNDLNRRAWEDTLTRFALRPGAVELKRYDDYAAFMKQHKIIHTLPQAKDYVLTY; the protein is encoded by the coding sequence ATGAAAAAGCAGTTACTTCAAAGCGTTGCCGCGATCTCCTTATCGCTGGCATCGTTCCAGGCAGCCGCTGAAAAGGTCACCTTAATGCTCGACTGGTTCGTCAATCCCAACCACGGCCCGATTATTCTGGCCCAGGAAAAAGGCTGGTTTGCTGAGCAGGGACTGGAAGTGGTGATTCAGGAGCCGGCTGATCCCAGCATTCCGGATAAACTGGTTGCTGCCGGGAAAATTGATTTGGCCGTGTCCTATCAAAGTACGCTGATCTCCAGCATCGCAGCTGAACTGCCATTGGTCCGCTCGGCCACCCTCATTTCCGGCCCGCTGAACTCATTGATTGTGCTGGATAAATCCGGCATTCGCAGCCTCGCCGATTTGAAAGGCAAAAAAATCGGCGTGGCAATCGGCGGCAGTGAAGATGCCACGATCGGCACCATGCTTGCTTCAGATCAGGTCTCGATGGATTCCGTCAAAATCATCAATGTTGGCTGGGCACTCTCCTCCTCGCTGGCATCAGGCAAAGTCGATGCAATTTGGGGCGGCCTGCGTAACTTCGAGCTGAACCAGCTAGAACTGGAAGGCTATGAAGCCACCGCGTTCTATCCGGAAGAACATGGCGTCCCGCCGTATGACGAGCTGATCTTTGTGGCCAATAAACACAAATACAATCCGGAAACCATCAACAAGTTCAACAAAGCGATTGAAAAAGCAACCGTGTACCTGATCAATCACCCTGAGAAAGCCTGGCAGGAATTTGTCGCCTACGCGCCGGACACCCTCAATAACGATCTCAACCGTCGGGCCTGGGAAGATACGCTGACCCGTTTTGCTCTGCGTCCGGGTGCCGTTGAGCTTAAGCGTTATGACGACTATGCCGCCTTCATGAAGCAGCACAAGATCATTCACACGCTCCCGCAAGCTAAAGATTACGTCCTGACCTACTAA
- a CDS encoding ABC transporter permease, protein MTKRPLQPFQPPAASARTISRSGFSRKVLRVLISFGVIISLWQAAVMLFSLPPFILPGPVAVLNKLVTRFDVLWHHTLVTSTEVLLGLLLGLAMGLFFALQMLLFAPLRRWLLPILITSQAIPVFAIAPILMLWLGYGIASKVVMAALIIFFPVTTCCYDGLRQTPTGYLDLARTMGATRWQLLWQIRLPAALPALASGIRVAVVVAPIGAVIGEWVGSSEGLGYLMLQANARMFVDEMFAALFILAFFSISFYFIADGLLKKAIPWQNQ, encoded by the coding sequence ATGACCAAACGGCCATTGCAGCCGTTTCAGCCGCCTGCGGCGTCGGCCCGGACGATCAGCCGAAGCGGGTTTTCCCGAAAAGTACTGCGGGTACTCATCAGCTTCGGGGTGATTATCAGTCTCTGGCAGGCTGCCGTGATGCTGTTTTCACTGCCACCTTTTATCCTGCCGGGACCGGTTGCAGTGCTAAACAAGCTAGTCACCCGGTTTGATGTGCTCTGGCACCACACCCTGGTCACCAGCACCGAGGTATTACTCGGCCTGTTACTGGGGTTAGCGATGGGGCTGTTTTTCGCCCTGCAAATGTTGCTGTTTGCCCCGTTGCGCCGCTGGCTGCTGCCGATCTTGATCACCAGCCAGGCCATTCCGGTCTTTGCGATTGCGCCGATCCTGATGCTATGGCTCGGTTACGGCATTGCCTCGAAAGTCGTGATGGCCGCCCTGATCATCTTTTTCCCCGTCACCACTTGTTGTTACGACGGGTTGCGGCAAACGCCGACCGGCTATCTGGATCTGGCCCGCACCATGGGTGCCACGCGCTGGCAGCTGCTGTGGCAGATCCGCCTGCCTGCCGCCCTGCCGGCACTGGCTTCGGGTATTCGGGTTGCTGTGGTGGTGGCCCCAATCGGCGCAGTCATCGGCGAATGGGTGGGTTCGAGCGAAGGGCTGGGCTATCTGATGCTGCAAGCCAACGCCCGCATGTTCGTCGATGAGATGTTTGCCGCCCTGTTCATCCTGGCATTCTTCTCCATCAGTTTTTACTTCATTGCCGACGGCCTGCTGAAAAAAGCCATTCCGTGGCAAAACCAATAA